GCCAGCCCATTTTTTATGACCCCAACGGTTATTCCGGGTTAAGTCAAACCGCCCACTACGCGATTGGTGGCGTTTTGAAGCATGCCCGCGCCCTGGCTGCCCTGACCAATCCCAGCACGAATTCCTATAAGCGGCTGGTACCTGGCTATGAGGCCCCGGTAAGTATCTGTTTTGCAACGGCAAACAGGAGTGCCGTCATCAGGATTCCTGCTTATGCTACACGTCCGGAAGAAAAACGATTCGAATTCCGCTGTCCTGACGCTACATGCAACCCTTACTTAGCTTACGCGGCGCTTTTAATGGCAGCCTTAGACGGGATCGAAAACAAGATTGATCCTGTTGCGGAAGGCTTCGGTCCCTATGATGTAAATCTTTACAACCTCTCCGACGAAGAAAAGAAAAAAATCAAGGCTCTCCCCTACTCCCTTGAAGATGCCCTGGAAGCCCTCAAAGAGGATCACGCCTTTTTATTGAAAGGGGATGTCTTTCCGAAGCCGTTAATTGAAATGTGGATCAACAACAAAGAGAAGGATGTTGCCCTGGTAAATCAGTTTCCTCATCCCCAGGAATTCTTCCTCTATTACGACCTTTAATAAGTCAATTACTTAGATTAATCTGTCATATTTTTAAAAAGGTCCCAAACGGGACCTTTTTTAATTAGGAAAAAAGTCACGAAAGCAGCAGGATTTTTCCAATCTAAAACGAATTGTATTTGCAGTAATCCTATTAGTACAAAAAGAAATGGTATGGTGTGACGAAGGAATTGAAAAAAATAGAAAAACAAAAAATTCGGGTTCTTTGGAAAAGAGAGCTCTTCCAGACTCCATACATCAGATGCGGGGTATTGTTAATAAGCATCTTAGTCGTATGGGTCTTGAAACAGGGAAAACTTGGAAACGCGGGATTTGTTTCAGCGACCGTTGTGTTCGGGATTTTTACCCTGGTTACCTGGGCCGCGGCACGCTACCGCTGGATTTCTCTTCGAATCGCAGTAATCTGGTGGTTGGTTGGCTTTAGCGCAGATACTTTTTACGCCGGATATCTTATTTATTTTACCGGGGGTACAGGTAGTCCCCTTGCCCCCCTCCTGGCAGCAAGCCTTCTCCGTGTCCTTGTCACATACCCTCATTTACCACTGTTTTACGTTATCTTTTTCGTTCACTTTGTTGTTTACTTTCTGGCCTGCATGCGTTTAGGAGGTATTAGCGTGATTTTCCAGCTGGAATTTTGTCTCACTCTGTTTTTGCTCCTGGGGACCGGCTTGATAATTGCTTACATTATTAAGCATCAAGATGAAATCAGTCTTGCAAAAATAAAACTGGCCGGCGAGCGCGATGAATTCGAAATGCTGGCCCTTACCGACGGGCTGACAGGGATTTATAACTACCGCTACTTTCAATACTGTTTGCTGGAGGAGATGAAAAGGGCTGAGCGATACGGGATTCCACTCTCCTTGCTAATTTTTGATCTTGATTTTTTTAAGACATATAATGATACGTTTGGTCACCCGGCGGGGGACAGAGTGCTTAAAAAAGTGGCGGAAGTTTTACGCCGGCGTTTGCGCAGTAATGACATTTTATGCCGTTACGGTGGGGATGAATTTGTCGTAATTCTTGCAGGCACCGGGGCGAAGGACGCGGCTCAGGTTGCCGGAAATTTAAAAGAAGCGATTAAAAACTACCCGTTCCCCGGCCGGCAGTATTTACCGGGCGGTAAGCTTACGGTTTCCGTAGGAGTAGCCACCTACCCCGATGACGCCTTGAACCACATTGATCTAGTAGAACAGGCTGACCGCCGGCTTTACCAGGCAAAATCTCTGGAAAACTCCTAAATCCTTAAACAAATTGCCTGTTTGTTCTTTATGCAAGCAGGATTTTTGTCCTTGCCGTCGAAGTTTTTCCTAAATTATCGTAATGTTGCAAAAAATTCAAATTGAGTCTTGGTTTTATTTTCCTTCCTTTTTTTCAAGATGTTCCCGGAAGTGACATAAGCGTGGGGGGAAGCAAAAAAGGGGGGTAGTCTTTGCGTTTAGTAACGATTGAAAATGTGCAGCCCGGAATGCGGGTAGCACAACCGGTTTTTGACAGCAATGGCAATGTACTGGTCCAGCAGGGAATTACTCTATCAGAGAGGTATATTACGCGGCTTGCCTGGCGGGGGATAACATCAATCTACGTTTGCAACGAAATTTTCCCAGATCTTGAGGTCCAGGATGTAATCCATGTTAAAACTCGCTTGCAGGCGGTCCGTACGGTAAAAAAACTGATGTCTCAGGTGTCTGTTGGTGAATGTTTTTCTGACCATGAGGTAAAAGAAGTAATAGAAGATGTGGTCGATGAAATTCTCCACCGGGAAGATATCATGATCAATCTCACAGACATCCGGGCCAAGCAGGACTATCATTTTGGTCACTCGGTAGGAGTCTGCGTCCTGAGTTTACTGGCTGGAGTGATTTTAGGGTTTGACCGTGAACGCTTAAAACGCTTGGGAGAGGCGGCAATCCTCCACGACGTGGGCAAAGTGTTTATCCCTTCAGAAATTCTAAACAAGCCGGGCTCGCTAACTGATACAGAGATGGCTGAAGTCAGGCGCCATACCTGGCTGGGGTTTCGCTCCCTTTACCAGTACTCTACCCTTGGCCCAGATCCTGCACAGGTGGCCTTAGCCCACCATGAAAGATACGATGGAAAGGGATATCCTTTAGGTCTGGCAGGCGATGAGATTCCGGAATTTGCGCGGATCGTCGCGCTGGCAGATGTTTTTGACGCCCTTGTCACCGACCGCGTCTACCGCAGACATTATTTACCTTACGAGGCCGTAGAAATTCTTACTGCAGAAACGGGAACCCATTACGATCCCGAAATTGCACGTGCCTTTCTTTATAACATTGCACCTTACCCGGTAGGATCCTGTGTTTCTTTGAATACAGGGGAGCTGGGTGTTGTCACCAAGGTTTTCCGGGGGTGGGGAATCCGCCCTACTTTAACAATTATCCGAGATGCTGAAGGTCGTCCCGTCAAGAATCCATATAAAATCGATTTGAGATTTGCTCCAACCGTTTTTATCGTAGCTCTGGTTCAAAATCAGATTACCGCCCAAAGGGTAGAGTTCGGATGAAGTAAGGAGAGTTGTGAACCTCAATTCTAACTCTCTTCATCAAGAACTTAAAGCGGGAACGCCCGCTTTTATTTTTTAAAAATGGGCCAAAAAGGATGGATTGTAAAATTTATCTCTTTTTTAGGAGGAAAAATGTCCTAATTGTCGTATTATTTCTAAAAAAAGCGGTATACCGGGGGGGAATTTTATGAAGGTTCGGTTACGTTGGAAACTGATGGTTCTTCTTTTAGGCGCGATTATCTTCTTCTCTGCAGGAGTAGGAACTTATGCGGTTAAGACGATGTATGACAAAGTAATTAAAGCTGCTCAGGAAAAATTGAAAGCCGATCTGGCCCTGGGCCGGGAATACCTGGAAGAACGGTATCCGGGCCCCTGGGCGGTGCGTGATGGGAAACTTTATAAAGGGGATACCCTGATGAATGAAAATTTTACGGCAGTGGATGCCATCGGTTCTTTGACCGGAGATACGGTAACCATTTTTCAGGGTGATACCCGTGTCGCCACTAATGTGATGAAAGAAGGAAAGCGAGCGATCGGGACGCAGGTTTCTCCAGAAGTTGCACAGGTTGTTCTGAAGGAGGGGCGGACCTTTATTGGAAAAGCCAACGTTGTTGGCACCTGGAACCAAACCGCTTACGAACCGATTAAAGACCGGGAAGGTAAGATCGTCGGGATCTGGTATGTCGGAGTTCCGAACACAGTTTACGATCAAATGGCTTTTGAATTTGCCGGCAGTATGCTCCTGTTCGGACTGGGAGGAATACTGCTGGTAACGCTTATTTCCTGGTTTTTTGCCGGGTATATCTGCCGTCCGATTCAAAAACTGGCCGCGGTCATAGAGCAGGTACAGGAGGGAGACTTTACGGTGCGTGCCAATTTAACTTCTCAGGATGAGCTTGGGAACCTGGGGCGGCAGTTCGACCAGATGCTGGCACTCCTCAGCCAGATTCTCCAAAAAGTTGCAGACAGAGGGCGGGATTTGTTTAATTCAGCCCAGCAATTGAGCCAGGGTACGGAAGAGGCTGTGAAGGTTACGGAACAGATTGCGGCCACCATTGAGCAGGTTGCCAGCGGAACCGATAACCAGGCAAGGAGTGTTGAAGAAACCTCAAGTCAAATCAAAGAGATGATTAAACAGGTTCAGCAGGTGGATCTTAGTTCACAGACTGTTTCTTCCGCTTCCGAGCAAGCCGGGAAAGCAGCAGAGGGCGGACGGGAAGCAATTGCCCGGGCGGTTATGCAGATGCAGACCATTAATGAATCTGTAAATCTCTCGGCGCAAACGGTAAAGATTCTCGGACAAAGGTCCCAGGAAATCGGTCAAATTGTTTCGGTGATTACAGGAATAGCGGATCAGACAAACCTCCTTGCTTTAAACGCTGCCATTGAGGCTGCGAGGGCCGGCGAGCAGGGAAGGGGTTTTGCGGTGGTGGCAGAAGAAGTTCGCAAGCTGGCGGAACAGTCGGCAGAAGCAGCCAAACAAATTTCCGTCTTGATTAAAGAAATCCAGGGAGAAACCGAGAAAGCAGTCCAGGCGATGGAGGCGGGTACCGAAGAGGTTCGGCATGGGATTGAAGTAGTACAACAGGCAGGGGTCGCATTTCAGGAAATCAGCAGCGCTGTCAATAATGTGACAACACGTATCACCCAAGTATTCCATGCAACCCGGGAAATGATCCAGAGTGCCAATCAGGCAGGGTCAGCTACCGAGAACATTGCTTCCATCTCTCAAGAAACGGCGGCCAGTGCCGAGGAAGTTGCAGCAGCAACCGAAGAACAAACTGCGACCATGGAGCAATTGGCGGCTTCAGCCGAATCTCTCCATGAAATTGCCAACCAGTTGCAGGAATTAACGGAGCGCTTTAAGTTGGATTCGCATCGCGAACAACCGGTTTGATACTCCGGCCCGGAATTTGGGGCAATAATTGAGGGAGGCGCTGTACGACCTCCCTCAATATTTCCGTTGTTGGGTTAAGGCGGATCATTGTTTAATGGGTTTTTACATCATGGGCTCCAAATTGGCGTAAAACGTTCGCGGCGTCGTCTAGTTTGGGGCCACTACTTTGGACTGCTACGAGAATCTTGCCGCGACGCACATCCTCTTCATAATGACGCCCTTCTTCTTCAGGGATCCCCCAATCAATGAGGCCGCCTGCCAGTCCTCCTGTTGCGGCTCCCGATAGAAGCCCTGCAATTGGGCCCGCTGCCACAAGGGGACCAATTCCGGGAATTATCAGGGCTCCAGCTCCGGCAGCAAGTCCAGCCAGACCCCCTAGTACTCCGCCTGTTGTTATCCCTTCTACTGCTGTATCTGCCTCTCCTCCCATCCGGAGTCCTTCTTCACCTTTTCCCTCGTCCCGCGCAAGGACCGAAATTTCTTTGTGAAAACCTTTGTTGCGGAGCTCTTGAACCGCTCTTTCCGCCTGGTCTCGCGTATCGAAGACTCCCAGGACCACTTTTGCCATTTGATAGTCCCTCCTGGCTTGAATTTTACTTTTTTCGCTCTTATTATTTAACGTCCCCCCTGAAATTATTCTTTTCTGTATGAAAGAGTTTTATTTCGGGTAAAATGAGTTTAGTGCAAGAGGATAAAGGGAGGTGACCAGGATGCCAGAAATTAAGTGTACGGTGACCGAGTGTACTTATAACAGCGACGTTCAATGCGGGGCACCCATGATCCAGGTTGACCGCAACGGAGCCCCAAGCGCTGCCAATTCCGATCAAACCAAGTGTGAAACCTTTAAACGGAAAAGCTAATAGTAAGGGATTGAATTGTCGTCAGGGGAGCCGGTTCCAACCGGCTCTTTCTCTTGTTTGCGAGGTCTATTTCAGGTAAGATTTCAAGGGGAGAAAAGGGAGGGTCAGAAATGATTCCCGTCATTTCAATCGTTGGATTTTCAAACACAGGAAAAACGCTGGTTATGAGAAGACTCATCGAGGGATTGAAAAAGCGGGGGTACCGTGTTGCGGCGATCAAGCACGCGGCCCACGGGTATGATCTTGATCATACCGGCAAGGACTCCTGGCATTACTGTCAGGCAGGAGCAGATCAGGTTGTTGTTTCAGGTCCCGAATCTTTAACGATCCACGTACGTCATCAGAA
The nucleotide sequence above comes from Bacillota bacterium. Encoded proteins:
- a CDS encoding HD-GYP domain-containing protein → MRLVTIENVQPGMRVAQPVFDSNGNVLVQQGITLSERYITRLAWRGITSIYVCNEIFPDLEVQDVIHVKTRLQAVRTVKKLMSQVSVGECFSDHEVKEVIEDVVDEILHREDIMINLTDIRAKQDYHFGHSVGVCVLSLLAGVILGFDRERLKRLGEAAILHDVGKVFIPSEILNKPGSLTDTEMAEVRRHTWLGFRSLYQYSTLGPDPAQVALAHHERYDGKGYPLGLAGDEIPEFARIVALADVFDALVTDRVYRRHYLPYEAVEILTAETGTHYDPEIARAFLYNIAPYPVGSCVSLNTGELGVVTKVFRGWGIRPTLTIIRDAEGRPVKNPYKIDLRFAPTVFIVALVQNQITAQRVEFG
- a CDS encoding DUF1540 domain-containing protein; the protein is MPEIKCTVTECTYNSDVQCGAPMIQVDRNGAPSAANSDQTKCETFKRKS
- a CDS encoding general stress protein, yielding MAKVVLGVFDTRDQAERAVQELRNKGFHKEISVLARDEGKGEEGLRMGGEADTAVEGITTGGVLGGLAGLAAGAGALIIPGIGPLVAAGPIAGLLSGAATGGLAGGLIDWGIPEEEGRHYEEDVRRGKILVAVQSSGPKLDDAANVLRQFGAHDVKTH
- a CDS encoding GGDEF domain-containing protein, coding for MTKELKKIEKQKIRVLWKRELFQTPYIRCGVLLISILVVWVLKQGKLGNAGFVSATVVFGIFTLVTWAAARYRWISLRIAVIWWLVGFSADTFYAGYLIYFTGGTGSPLAPLLAASLLRVLVTYPHLPLFYVIFFVHFVVYFLACMRLGGISVIFQLEFCLTLFLLLGTGLIIAYIIKHQDEISLAKIKLAGERDEFEMLALTDGLTGIYNYRYFQYCLLEEMKRAERYGIPLSLLIFDLDFFKTYNDTFGHPAGDRVLKKVAEVLRRRLRSNDILCRYGGDEFVVILAGTGAKDAAQVAGNLKEAIKNYPFPGRQYLPGGKLTVSVGVATYPDDALNHIDLVEQADRRLYQAKSLENS
- a CDS encoding methyl-accepting chemotaxis protein — its product is MKVRLRWKLMVLLLGAIIFFSAGVGTYAVKTMYDKVIKAAQEKLKADLALGREYLEERYPGPWAVRDGKLYKGDTLMNENFTAVDAIGSLTGDTVTIFQGDTRVATNVMKEGKRAIGTQVSPEVAQVVLKEGRTFIGKANVVGTWNQTAYEPIKDREGKIVGIWYVGVPNTVYDQMAFEFAGSMLLFGLGGILLVTLISWFFAGYICRPIQKLAAVIEQVQEGDFTVRANLTSQDELGNLGRQFDQMLALLSQILQKVADRGRDLFNSAQQLSQGTEEAVKVTEQIAATIEQVASGTDNQARSVEETSSQIKEMIKQVQQVDLSSQTVSSASEQAGKAAEGGREAIARAVMQMQTINESVNLSAQTVKILGQRSQEIGQIVSVITGIADQTNLLALNAAIEAARAGEQGRGFAVVAEEVRKLAEQSAEAAKQISVLIKEIQGETEKAVQAMEAGTEEVRHGIEVVQQAGVAFQEISSAVNNVTTRITQVFHATREMIQSANQAGSATENIASISQETAASAEEVAAATEEQTATMEQLAASAESLHEIANQLQELTERFKLDSHREQPV